One segment of Manihot esculenta cultivar AM560-2 chromosome 4, M.esculenta_v8, whole genome shotgun sequence DNA contains the following:
- the LOC110613349 gene encoding uncharacterized protein LOC110613349 isoform X1, with protein MVVNEIELQEQLKETGNRLLDPPSSIDELLNLLDKLECLLINVEQAPSRSMQDALLSPMKALISNALLRNSDTDVKVSVVSCISEITRITAPDAPYSDDHMKEIFQLTIAAFEKLSHVSSRCYTKAVSILDTVARVRSCLVMLDLELDELITKMFQHFLKIIRSNHPHAVFLAMETVMTLIIDESEDVSVDLLTPLLASITKESQSVSPIAWKLGEKVIANCAAKLNPCLKEAVQSIGIPLDEYAPIVASICQDESLSLQQNHLNGSGDDLATKGLSPAAASPGEVLQAVDAIPKSTTNGNSSTRNAGDVINNNSSKILEHCSLIQHSESSDILGDTKPEFNLEMDPGTVPRKRGWKPNSLMNPEEGYDHSWISSGRKTAKVPCERITHDKGVDLNPENTVPKKVALPLARMREPTGLRPETASVIDASSPSLNQSLTHGTHPKRGRPKKNWGIMNQGADRNSEPKQQKRTRKFGSAAKATEGAPLPSADEKAGLLGEHEEKPRQQSTKVVVRNFKRDSSLVQSDVRKRSSVSGISDVDAQASKVKKKKSSRGGIYDEQVPKTNLKGMRTPRKEVTPDLGEQLVGSRIKVWWPKDKMFYEGVLESYDPIKKKHKVLYADGDEEILNLRRERWELIGDDILHDEERKPDISNADPSSEKQSRPRKQNGKVISESGKQLKVDSKRSGTTSISKRKARKSTGAVTRDKPIAADKSIDYTPKPNSGSEGDGKESGSKLKIRSPRTGINSKQTTLETASPSGDESLGGGI; from the exons ATGGTTGTCAATGAGATTGAGCTCCAGGAGCAGCTTAAAGAGACTGGGAATAGGCTCCTAGACCCCCCATCATCCATTGACGAGCTTCTTAATTTGCTTGAT AAACTTGAGTGTTTATTGATAAATGTGGAGCAAGCACCATCAAGATCAATGCAAGATGCACTTCTATCCCCCATGAAGGCATTGATTTCCAATGCCCTTTTGAGGAACTCAGATACAGATGTGAAAGTTTCAGTTGTGTCTTGTATTAGTGAGATTACAAGAATAACTGCACCTGATGCTCCTTACAGTGATGACCATATGAAG GAAATTTTTCAATTGACTATAGCAGCTTTTGAGAAATTGTCCCATGTGTCAAGTCGCTGTTATACAAAGGCAGTTTCCATTCTCGACACTGTTGCAAGGGTTAGGTCATGCTTGGTGATGTTGGACCTAGAGTTGGATGAACTAATCACAAAGATGTTCCAACACTTCCTGAAGATCATTAG GTCCAATCACCCACATGCTGTATTTTTGGCCATGGAAACGGTTATGACACTGATCATAGATGAAAGTGAAGATGTATCAGTTGACCTTCTCACTCCCCTTTTGGCCAGTATAACAAAGGAAAGTCAG AGTGTTTCTCCTATTGCATGGAAGCTTGGTGAAAAAGTTATCGCTAATTGTGCTGCTAAACTTAATCCCTGTCTCAAGGAGGCAGTGCAGTCCATAGGCATACCTTTAGATGAGTATGCTCCAATAGTTGCTTCGATTTGCCAGGATGAGAGTCTTTCCCTTCAACAGAATCATCTCAATGGTTCAGGGGACGATTTG GCTACTAAGGGGCTATCACCAGCTGCTGCTTCTCCTGGAGAAGTTCTCCAAGCTGTGGATGCTATTCCCAAATCAACAACCAATGGAAATTCCTCAACTAGAAATGCTGGTGATGTCATAAATAATAATTCTTCAAAAATACTGGAGCACTGTTCTCTTATCCAGCATAGTGAAAGTAGTGATATACTAGGGGATACCAAACCAGAATTCAACTTGGAAATGGACCCAGGGACCGTCCCAAGGAAAAGGGGGTGGAAACCTAATTCTTTGATGAATCCAGAGGAAGGCTATGATCATTCTTGGATTTCTTCAGGAAGAAAAACTGCAAAAGTACCTTGTGAGAGAATAACTCATGACAAGGGAGTAGATTTAAACCCAGAAAATACAGTTCCAAAGAAGGTAGCTCTGCCATTAGCACGTATGAGGGAACCTACAGGATTAAGACCAGAAACTGCTAGTGTTATCGATGCTTCTTCCCCATCTCTGAATCAAAGCCTTACTCATGGAACTCATCCTAAAAGAGGCCGGCCAAAGAAAAATTGGGGTATTATGAATCAAGGTGCTGATCGTAACTCAGAACCAAAGCAACAGAAGCGCACAAGAAAATTTGGATCTGCTGCAAAGGCTACTGAAGGGGCACCTTTGCCTTCTGCCGATGAGAAAGCCGGGTTACTCGGTGAACATGAGGAAAAACCACGGCAACAGTCAACAAAGGTGGTGGTAAGGAACTTCAAAAGAGACAGCTCGCTAGTCCAATCAGATGTTAGGAAAAGAAGTTCAGTGAGTGGTATTTCAGATGTGGATGCTCAAGCATCTAAGGTTAAg AAAAAGAAATCATCTAGAGGTGGAATTTATGATGAACAGGTCCCAAAAACAAATCTCAAGGGGATGCGGACACCACGGAAGGAAGTG ACTCCTGATCTTGGTGAGCAATTGGTTGGTAGCAGAATAAAAGTTTGGTGGCCAAAAGACAAGAT GTTTTATGAAGGAGTACTTGAATCCTATGACCCTATCAAAAAGAAGCATAAG GTTTTGTATGCTGATGGAGATGAAGAGATACTAAATCTCAGAAGGGAACGGTGGGAACTAATTGGAGATGATATTTTGCATGATGAA GAGCGAAAACCTGACATTTCAAATGCTGATCCTTCATCTGAGAA ACAGTCCAGACCTCGAAAGCAAAACGGCAAGGTGATTTCAGAGTCAGGCAAACAACTGAAGGTTGATTCAAAAAG GAGTGGAACCACCAGCATTTCTAAGAGAAAAGCCAGAAAGTCTACAGGTGCCGTTACGCGGGATAAACCAATTGCTGCTGACAAATCTATAGATTATACACCTAAGCCTAACAGTGGCTCAGAAGGAGATGGCAAAGAATCTGGTAGCAAGTTGAAGATCAGAAGTCCAAGGACTGGAATAAACTCCAAACAGACAACACTAGAGACTGCAAGTCCATCCGGCGATGAAAGTCTCGGAGGCGGTATATGA
- the LOC110613349 gene encoding uncharacterized protein LOC110613349 isoform X4, with amino-acid sequence MVVNEIELQEQLKETGNRLLDPPSSIDELLNLLDKLECLLINVEQAPSRSMQDALLSPMKALISNALLRNSDTDVKVSVVSCISEITRITAPDAPYSDDHMKEIFQLTIAAFEKLSHVSSRCYTKAVSILDTVARVRSCLVMLDLELDELITKMFQHFLKIIRSNHPHAVFLAMETVMTLIIDESEDVSVDLLTPLLASITKESQSVSPIAWKLGEKVIANCAAKLNPCLKEAVQSIGIPLDEYAPIVASICQDESLSLQQNHLNGSGDDLATKGLSPAAASPGEVLQAVDAIPKSTTNGNSSTRNAGDVINNNSSKILEHCSLIQHSESSDILGDTKPEFNLEMDPGTVPRKRGWKPNSLMNPEEGYDHSWISSGRKTAKVPCERITHDKGVDLNPENTVPKKVALPLARMREPTGLRPETASVIDASSPSLNQSLTHGTHPKRGRPKKNWGIMNQGADRNSEPKQQKRTRKFGSAAKATEGAPLPSADEKAGLLGEHEEKPRQQSTKVVVRNFKRDSSLVQSDVRKRSSVSGISDVDAQASKVKVPKTNLKGMRTPRKEVTPDLGEQLVGSRIKVWWPKDKMFYEGVLESYDPIKKKHKVLYADGDEEILNLRRERWELIGDDILHDEERKPDISNADPSSEKQSRPRKQNGKVISESGKQLKVDSKRSGTTSISKRKARKSTGAVTRDKPIAADKSIDYTPKPNSGSEGDGKESGSKLKIRSPRTGINSKQTTLETASPSGDESLGGGI; translated from the exons ATGGTTGTCAATGAGATTGAGCTCCAGGAGCAGCTTAAAGAGACTGGGAATAGGCTCCTAGACCCCCCATCATCCATTGACGAGCTTCTTAATTTGCTTGAT AAACTTGAGTGTTTATTGATAAATGTGGAGCAAGCACCATCAAGATCAATGCAAGATGCACTTCTATCCCCCATGAAGGCATTGATTTCCAATGCCCTTTTGAGGAACTCAGATACAGATGTGAAAGTTTCAGTTGTGTCTTGTATTAGTGAGATTACAAGAATAACTGCACCTGATGCTCCTTACAGTGATGACCATATGAAG GAAATTTTTCAATTGACTATAGCAGCTTTTGAGAAATTGTCCCATGTGTCAAGTCGCTGTTATACAAAGGCAGTTTCCATTCTCGACACTGTTGCAAGGGTTAGGTCATGCTTGGTGATGTTGGACCTAGAGTTGGATGAACTAATCACAAAGATGTTCCAACACTTCCTGAAGATCATTAG GTCCAATCACCCACATGCTGTATTTTTGGCCATGGAAACGGTTATGACACTGATCATAGATGAAAGTGAAGATGTATCAGTTGACCTTCTCACTCCCCTTTTGGCCAGTATAACAAAGGAAAGTCAG AGTGTTTCTCCTATTGCATGGAAGCTTGGTGAAAAAGTTATCGCTAATTGTGCTGCTAAACTTAATCCCTGTCTCAAGGAGGCAGTGCAGTCCATAGGCATACCTTTAGATGAGTATGCTCCAATAGTTGCTTCGATTTGCCAGGATGAGAGTCTTTCCCTTCAACAGAATCATCTCAATGGTTCAGGGGACGATTTG GCTACTAAGGGGCTATCACCAGCTGCTGCTTCTCCTGGAGAAGTTCTCCAAGCTGTGGATGCTATTCCCAAATCAACAACCAATGGAAATTCCTCAACTAGAAATGCTGGTGATGTCATAAATAATAATTCTTCAAAAATACTGGAGCACTGTTCTCTTATCCAGCATAGTGAAAGTAGTGATATACTAGGGGATACCAAACCAGAATTCAACTTGGAAATGGACCCAGGGACCGTCCCAAGGAAAAGGGGGTGGAAACCTAATTCTTTGATGAATCCAGAGGAAGGCTATGATCATTCTTGGATTTCTTCAGGAAGAAAAACTGCAAAAGTACCTTGTGAGAGAATAACTCATGACAAGGGAGTAGATTTAAACCCAGAAAATACAGTTCCAAAGAAGGTAGCTCTGCCATTAGCACGTATGAGGGAACCTACAGGATTAAGACCAGAAACTGCTAGTGTTATCGATGCTTCTTCCCCATCTCTGAATCAAAGCCTTACTCATGGAACTCATCCTAAAAGAGGCCGGCCAAAGAAAAATTGGGGTATTATGAATCAAGGTGCTGATCGTAACTCAGAACCAAAGCAACAGAAGCGCACAAGAAAATTTGGATCTGCTGCAAAGGCTACTGAAGGGGCACCTTTGCCTTCTGCCGATGAGAAAGCCGGGTTACTCGGTGAACATGAGGAAAAACCACGGCAACAGTCAACAAAGGTGGTGGTAAGGAACTTCAAAAGAGACAGCTCGCTAGTCCAATCAGATGTTAGGAAAAGAAGTTCAGTGAGTGGTATTTCAGATGTGGATGCTCAAGCATCTAAGGTTAAg GTCCCAAAAACAAATCTCAAGGGGATGCGGACACCACGGAAGGAAGTG ACTCCTGATCTTGGTGAGCAATTGGTTGGTAGCAGAATAAAAGTTTGGTGGCCAAAAGACAAGAT GTTTTATGAAGGAGTACTTGAATCCTATGACCCTATCAAAAAGAAGCATAAG GTTTTGTATGCTGATGGAGATGAAGAGATACTAAATCTCAGAAGGGAACGGTGGGAACTAATTGGAGATGATATTTTGCATGATGAA GAGCGAAAACCTGACATTTCAAATGCTGATCCTTCATCTGAGAA ACAGTCCAGACCTCGAAAGCAAAACGGCAAGGTGATTTCAGAGTCAGGCAAACAACTGAAGGTTGATTCAAAAAG GAGTGGAACCACCAGCATTTCTAAGAGAAAAGCCAGAAAGTCTACAGGTGCCGTTACGCGGGATAAACCAATTGCTGCTGACAAATCTATAGATTATACACCTAAGCCTAACAGTGGCTCAGAAGGAGATGGCAAAGAATCTGGTAGCAAGTTGAAGATCAGAAGTCCAAGGACTGGAATAAACTCCAAACAGACAACACTAGAGACTGCAAGTCCATCCGGCGATGAAAGTCTCGGAGGCGGTATATGA
- the LOC110613349 gene encoding uncharacterized protein LOC110613349 isoform X2, which translates to MVVNEIELQEQLKETGNRLLDPPSSIDELLNLLDKLECLLINVEQAPSRSMQDALLSPMKALISNALLRNSDTDVKVSVVSCISEITRITAPDAPYSDDHMKEIFQLTIAAFEKLSHVSSRCYTKAVSILDTVARVRSCLVMLDLELDELITKMFQHFLKIIRSNHPHAVFLAMETVMTLIIDESEDVSVDLLTPLLASITKESQSVSPIAWKLGEKVIANCAAKLNPCLKEAVQSIGIPLDEYAPIVASICQDESLSLQQNHLNGSGDDLGLSPAAASPGEVLQAVDAIPKSTTNGNSSTRNAGDVINNNSSKILEHCSLIQHSESSDILGDTKPEFNLEMDPGTVPRKRGWKPNSLMNPEEGYDHSWISSGRKTAKVPCERITHDKGVDLNPENTVPKKVALPLARMREPTGLRPETASVIDASSPSLNQSLTHGTHPKRGRPKKNWGIMNQGADRNSEPKQQKRTRKFGSAAKATEGAPLPSADEKAGLLGEHEEKPRQQSTKVVVRNFKRDSSLVQSDVRKRSSVSGISDVDAQASKVKKKKSSRGGIYDEQVPKTNLKGMRTPRKEVTPDLGEQLVGSRIKVWWPKDKMFYEGVLESYDPIKKKHKVLYADGDEEILNLRRERWELIGDDILHDEERKPDISNADPSSEKQSRPRKQNGKVISESGKQLKVDSKRSGTTSISKRKARKSTGAVTRDKPIAADKSIDYTPKPNSGSEGDGKESGSKLKIRSPRTGINSKQTTLETASPSGDESLGGGI; encoded by the exons ATGGTTGTCAATGAGATTGAGCTCCAGGAGCAGCTTAAAGAGACTGGGAATAGGCTCCTAGACCCCCCATCATCCATTGACGAGCTTCTTAATTTGCTTGAT AAACTTGAGTGTTTATTGATAAATGTGGAGCAAGCACCATCAAGATCAATGCAAGATGCACTTCTATCCCCCATGAAGGCATTGATTTCCAATGCCCTTTTGAGGAACTCAGATACAGATGTGAAAGTTTCAGTTGTGTCTTGTATTAGTGAGATTACAAGAATAACTGCACCTGATGCTCCTTACAGTGATGACCATATGAAG GAAATTTTTCAATTGACTATAGCAGCTTTTGAGAAATTGTCCCATGTGTCAAGTCGCTGTTATACAAAGGCAGTTTCCATTCTCGACACTGTTGCAAGGGTTAGGTCATGCTTGGTGATGTTGGACCTAGAGTTGGATGAACTAATCACAAAGATGTTCCAACACTTCCTGAAGATCATTAG GTCCAATCACCCACATGCTGTATTTTTGGCCATGGAAACGGTTATGACACTGATCATAGATGAAAGTGAAGATGTATCAGTTGACCTTCTCACTCCCCTTTTGGCCAGTATAACAAAGGAAAGTCAG AGTGTTTCTCCTATTGCATGGAAGCTTGGTGAAAAAGTTATCGCTAATTGTGCTGCTAAACTTAATCCCTGTCTCAAGGAGGCAGTGCAGTCCATAGGCATACCTTTAGATGAGTATGCTCCAATAGTTGCTTCGATTTGCCAGGATGAGAGTCTTTCCCTTCAACAGAATCATCTCAATGGTTCAGGGGACGATTTG GGGCTATCACCAGCTGCTGCTTCTCCTGGAGAAGTTCTCCAAGCTGTGGATGCTATTCCCAAATCAACAACCAATGGAAATTCCTCAACTAGAAATGCTGGTGATGTCATAAATAATAATTCTTCAAAAATACTGGAGCACTGTTCTCTTATCCAGCATAGTGAAAGTAGTGATATACTAGGGGATACCAAACCAGAATTCAACTTGGAAATGGACCCAGGGACCGTCCCAAGGAAAAGGGGGTGGAAACCTAATTCTTTGATGAATCCAGAGGAAGGCTATGATCATTCTTGGATTTCTTCAGGAAGAAAAACTGCAAAAGTACCTTGTGAGAGAATAACTCATGACAAGGGAGTAGATTTAAACCCAGAAAATACAGTTCCAAAGAAGGTAGCTCTGCCATTAGCACGTATGAGGGAACCTACAGGATTAAGACCAGAAACTGCTAGTGTTATCGATGCTTCTTCCCCATCTCTGAATCAAAGCCTTACTCATGGAACTCATCCTAAAAGAGGCCGGCCAAAGAAAAATTGGGGTATTATGAATCAAGGTGCTGATCGTAACTCAGAACCAAAGCAACAGAAGCGCACAAGAAAATTTGGATCTGCTGCAAAGGCTACTGAAGGGGCACCTTTGCCTTCTGCCGATGAGAAAGCCGGGTTACTCGGTGAACATGAGGAAAAACCACGGCAACAGTCAACAAAGGTGGTGGTAAGGAACTTCAAAAGAGACAGCTCGCTAGTCCAATCAGATGTTAGGAAAAGAAGTTCAGTGAGTGGTATTTCAGATGTGGATGCTCAAGCATCTAAGGTTAAg AAAAAGAAATCATCTAGAGGTGGAATTTATGATGAACAGGTCCCAAAAACAAATCTCAAGGGGATGCGGACACCACGGAAGGAAGTG ACTCCTGATCTTGGTGAGCAATTGGTTGGTAGCAGAATAAAAGTTTGGTGGCCAAAAGACAAGAT GTTTTATGAAGGAGTACTTGAATCCTATGACCCTATCAAAAAGAAGCATAAG GTTTTGTATGCTGATGGAGATGAAGAGATACTAAATCTCAGAAGGGAACGGTGGGAACTAATTGGAGATGATATTTTGCATGATGAA GAGCGAAAACCTGACATTTCAAATGCTGATCCTTCATCTGAGAA ACAGTCCAGACCTCGAAAGCAAAACGGCAAGGTGATTTCAGAGTCAGGCAAACAACTGAAGGTTGATTCAAAAAG GAGTGGAACCACCAGCATTTCTAAGAGAAAAGCCAGAAAGTCTACAGGTGCCGTTACGCGGGATAAACCAATTGCTGCTGACAAATCTATAGATTATACACCTAAGCCTAACAGTGGCTCAGAAGGAGATGGCAAAGAATCTGGTAGCAAGTTGAAGATCAGAAGTCCAAGGACTGGAATAAACTCCAAACAGACAACACTAGAGACTGCAAGTCCATCCGGCGATGAAAGTCTCGGAGGCGGTATATGA
- the LOC110612642 gene encoding calmodulin-like protein 5, producing the protein MSYSIQYTQEYNITPFPFHSQNHQPMHEEKPSMCNDKPANGAFWGSSPAVAQSAWFPSNPTPPPPCSYHIPSNPRRVNSYRSAPAPLTEDQVRQIFMKFDLNGDNVLSREEIRQAFNYLGAMFPAQQARQGIKLADSNGDGVVDMSEMEDLVKYAYNLGYVVR; encoded by the coding sequence ATGTCTTACTCTATCCAATACACCCAAGAATATAACATCACTCCTTTTCCTTTCCATTCCCAAAACCATCAGCCAATGCATGAGGAGAAGCCCTCAATGTGCAATGACAAGCCCGCAAATGGTGCTTTCTGGGGATCATCTCCTGCTGTTGCCCAATCTGCTTGGTTTCCAAGCAACCCAACTCCACCACCACCATGTTCATATCATATTCCCTCCAATCCCCGCCGTGTGAACAGTTACAGAAGTGCTCCTGCTCCCCTGACTGAAGACCAAGTGAGGCAAATCTTCATGAAGTTCGATCTGAATGGAGACAACGTTCTTAGCCGGGAAGAGATTAGACAAGCTTTCAATTATCTTGGTGCTATGTTCCCTGCTCAACAGGCCCGTCAAGGAATCAAACTTGCTGATTCTAATGGAGATGGAGTTGTGGACATGTCAGAAATGGAAGATCTCGTCAAGTATGCTTATAATCTTGGGTACGTTGTTAGGTAA
- the LOC110613349 gene encoding uncharacterized protein LOC110613349 isoform X3 translates to MVVNEIELQEQLKETGNRLLDPPSSIDELLNLLDKLECLLINVEQAPSRSMQDALLSPMKALISNALLRNSDTDVKVSVVSCISEITRITAPDAPYSDDHMKEIFQLTIAAFEKLSHVSSRCYTKAVSILDTVARVRSCLVMLDLELDELITKMFQHFLKIIRSNHPHAVFLAMETVMTLIIDESEDVSVDLLTPLLASITKESQSVSPIAWKLGEKVIANCAAKLNPCLKEAVQSIGIPLDEYAPIVASICQDESLSLQQNHLNGSGDDLATKGLSPAAASPGEVLQAVDAIPKSTTNGNSSTRNAGDVINNNSSKILEHCSLIQHSESSDILGDTKPEFNLEMDPGTVPRKRGWKPNSLMNPEEGYDHSWISSGRKTAKVPCERITHDKGVDLNPENTVPKKVALPLARMREPTGLRPETASVIDASSPSLNQSLTHGTHPKRGRPKKNWGIMNQGADRNSEPKQQKRTRKFGSAAKATEGAPLPSADEKAGLLGEHEEKPRQQSTKVVVRNFKRDSSLVQSDVRKRSSVSGISDVDAQASKVKKKKSSRGGIYDEQVPKTNLKGMRTPRKEVTPDLGEQLVGSRIKVWWPKDKMFYEGVLESYDPIKKKHKVLYADGDEEILNLRRERWELIGDDILHDEERKPDISNADPSSEKQSRPRKQNGKVISESGKQLKVDSKSISKRKARKSTGAVTRDKPIAADKSIDYTPKPNSGSEGDGKESGSKLKIRSPRTGINSKQTTLETASPSGDESLGGGI, encoded by the exons ATGGTTGTCAATGAGATTGAGCTCCAGGAGCAGCTTAAAGAGACTGGGAATAGGCTCCTAGACCCCCCATCATCCATTGACGAGCTTCTTAATTTGCTTGAT AAACTTGAGTGTTTATTGATAAATGTGGAGCAAGCACCATCAAGATCAATGCAAGATGCACTTCTATCCCCCATGAAGGCATTGATTTCCAATGCCCTTTTGAGGAACTCAGATACAGATGTGAAAGTTTCAGTTGTGTCTTGTATTAGTGAGATTACAAGAATAACTGCACCTGATGCTCCTTACAGTGATGACCATATGAAG GAAATTTTTCAATTGACTATAGCAGCTTTTGAGAAATTGTCCCATGTGTCAAGTCGCTGTTATACAAAGGCAGTTTCCATTCTCGACACTGTTGCAAGGGTTAGGTCATGCTTGGTGATGTTGGACCTAGAGTTGGATGAACTAATCACAAAGATGTTCCAACACTTCCTGAAGATCATTAG GTCCAATCACCCACATGCTGTATTTTTGGCCATGGAAACGGTTATGACACTGATCATAGATGAAAGTGAAGATGTATCAGTTGACCTTCTCACTCCCCTTTTGGCCAGTATAACAAAGGAAAGTCAG AGTGTTTCTCCTATTGCATGGAAGCTTGGTGAAAAAGTTATCGCTAATTGTGCTGCTAAACTTAATCCCTGTCTCAAGGAGGCAGTGCAGTCCATAGGCATACCTTTAGATGAGTATGCTCCAATAGTTGCTTCGATTTGCCAGGATGAGAGTCTTTCCCTTCAACAGAATCATCTCAATGGTTCAGGGGACGATTTG GCTACTAAGGGGCTATCACCAGCTGCTGCTTCTCCTGGAGAAGTTCTCCAAGCTGTGGATGCTATTCCCAAATCAACAACCAATGGAAATTCCTCAACTAGAAATGCTGGTGATGTCATAAATAATAATTCTTCAAAAATACTGGAGCACTGTTCTCTTATCCAGCATAGTGAAAGTAGTGATATACTAGGGGATACCAAACCAGAATTCAACTTGGAAATGGACCCAGGGACCGTCCCAAGGAAAAGGGGGTGGAAACCTAATTCTTTGATGAATCCAGAGGAAGGCTATGATCATTCTTGGATTTCTTCAGGAAGAAAAACTGCAAAAGTACCTTGTGAGAGAATAACTCATGACAAGGGAGTAGATTTAAACCCAGAAAATACAGTTCCAAAGAAGGTAGCTCTGCCATTAGCACGTATGAGGGAACCTACAGGATTAAGACCAGAAACTGCTAGTGTTATCGATGCTTCTTCCCCATCTCTGAATCAAAGCCTTACTCATGGAACTCATCCTAAAAGAGGCCGGCCAAAGAAAAATTGGGGTATTATGAATCAAGGTGCTGATCGTAACTCAGAACCAAAGCAACAGAAGCGCACAAGAAAATTTGGATCTGCTGCAAAGGCTACTGAAGGGGCACCTTTGCCTTCTGCCGATGAGAAAGCCGGGTTACTCGGTGAACATGAGGAAAAACCACGGCAACAGTCAACAAAGGTGGTGGTAAGGAACTTCAAAAGAGACAGCTCGCTAGTCCAATCAGATGTTAGGAAAAGAAGTTCAGTGAGTGGTATTTCAGATGTGGATGCTCAAGCATCTAAGGTTAAg AAAAAGAAATCATCTAGAGGTGGAATTTATGATGAACAGGTCCCAAAAACAAATCTCAAGGGGATGCGGACACCACGGAAGGAAGTG ACTCCTGATCTTGGTGAGCAATTGGTTGGTAGCAGAATAAAAGTTTGGTGGCCAAAAGACAAGAT GTTTTATGAAGGAGTACTTGAATCCTATGACCCTATCAAAAAGAAGCATAAG GTTTTGTATGCTGATGGAGATGAAGAGATACTAAATCTCAGAAGGGAACGGTGGGAACTAATTGGAGATGATATTTTGCATGATGAA GAGCGAAAACCTGACATTTCAAATGCTGATCCTTCATCTGAGAA ACAGTCCAGACCTCGAAAGCAAAACGGCAAGGTGATTTCAGAGTCAGGCAAACAACTGAAGGTTGATTCAAAAAG CATTTCTAAGAGAAAAGCCAGAAAGTCTACAGGTGCCGTTACGCGGGATAAACCAATTGCTGCTGACAAATCTATAGATTATACACCTAAGCCTAACAGTGGCTCAGAAGGAGATGGCAAAGAATCTGGTAGCAAGTTGAAGATCAGAAGTCCAAGGACTGGAATAAACTCCAAACAGACAACACTAGAGACTGCAAGTCCATCCGGCGATGAAAGTCTCGGAGGCGGTATATGA
- the LOC110613289 gene encoding cinnamoyl-CoA reductase 1: MPAHTSSLSGHGQTVCVTGAGGFIASWIVKLLLQRGYTVKGTMRNPDDPKNSHLRELEGAKERLSLCRADLLDYESLREAITGCDGVFHTASPLTNDPEQMLEPAVNGTKNVMIAAAEAKVRRVVFTSTIGTVYMNPNRNPDDVVDESCWSDLDFCKNTQNWYCYAKTVAEQAAWELAKEKGVDLVVLNPVVVLGPLLQSTINASSIHILKYLTGSAKTYVNAVQGYVHVKNVAHAHILIYETPSASGRYICGESVLHRGEVVEMLAKFFPEYPIPTRCSDEKNPRAKPHKFSSKKLKDLGLELIPVKQCLYETVKSLQEKGHLPIHKHPQNSFTI; the protein is encoded by the exons ATGCCTGCTCACACCTCATCACTCTCTGGCCATGGCCAAACCGTCTGCGTCACCGGAGCCGGTGGCTTCATTGCTTCTTGGATCGTTAAGTTGCTTCTTCAAAGAGGTTACACCGTTAAAGGAACTATGCGGAACCCTG ATGATCCCAAGAATTCTCATTTGAGAGAGCTTGAAGGTGCCAAGGAGAGATTAAGTCTGTGCAGAGCTGATCTTCTTGATTATGAAAGTCTTCGAGAGGCCATTACTGGATGTGATGGAGTTTTCCACACTGCGTCTCCTCTCACTAATGATCCT gAACAAATGCTGGAGCCAGCCGTGAATGGGACCAAAAATGTGATGATAGCAGCCGCAGAAGCCAAAGTCCGGCGAGTGGTTTTCACATCTACCATCGGAACGGTTTATATGAATCCCAATAGGAATCCAGATGATGTTGTCGATGAATCTTGCTGGAGTGACCTCGACTTTTGCAAGAATACTcag AACTGGTACTGCTACGCGAAGACAGTGGCGGAGCAGGCAGCATGGGAGTTGGCCAAGGAGAAAGGGGTGGACCTAGTAGTGCTGAACCCAGTAGTGGTGCTTGGACCATTGTTGCAGTCCACTATAAATGCTAGTAGCATTCACATCCTTAAGTACCTAACTGGCTCAGCCAAGACCTATGTCAATGCTGTTCAAGGCTATGTGCATGTTAAGAACGTGGCACATGCCCATATTCTTATCTATGAAACGCCCTCTGCCTCCGGGCGATACATTTGTGGTGAGAGCGTCCTCCACCGCGGCGAAGTGGTGGAAATGCTTGCTAAGTTCTTCCCAGAGTATCCAATCCCCACGAG GTGTTCAGATGAGAAGAACCCAAGAGCAAAACCACACAAATTCTCAAGCAAAAAGCTCAAGGACCTTGGACTGGAATTGATCCCAGTGAAGCAATGCCTCTATGAAACAGTTAAGAGTTTGCAGGAGAAAGGTCATCTTCCAATCCACAAACACCCACAGAACTCCTTTACAATTTAA